In one Pseudomonas sp. Bout1 genomic region, the following are encoded:
- a CDS encoding alpha/beta hydrolase, producing MRVLVLMAALLFGLPSFAASRCDVNVPTERVDLDQVSLAYQSIGRASDPALLLVMGLGGQLIHWPDEVVVALCEQGFRVIRYDNRDVGLSTWRQAPASANLTFEVLRYKLGLPVAAPYTLTDMADDALGLMDGLHIQQFHVLGASMGGMIAQHLAAMAPQRVESLTLIMTSSGAEGLPAPSAALVQLLSRRSAPNREVALEQQADLLAALGSPYVKDDRQVLLQQAAQSYDRAFNPDGVKRQIMAILAEPSRVPLLNQLRVPTLVVHGTADPLLPVMHGVHLAAHIQGSQLRLIPGLAHRFQEAFKAPLLAAVLPYLQEHRQDAAHWAQIDPVGPAKVL from the coding sequence ATGCGTGTGTTGGTTTTGATGGCCGCTCTATTGTTCGGCCTGCCGTCCTTTGCGGCGTCTCGATGTGATGTGAATGTCCCGACTGAGCGGGTGGACCTGGACCAGGTAAGCCTGGCGTACCAGAGCATTGGTCGCGCCTCCGACCCGGCGTTGCTGCTGGTGATGGGCCTGGGCGGCCAGTTGATTCACTGGCCGGACGAGGTGGTGGTGGCCCTGTGTGAGCAAGGTTTTCGGGTAATCCGCTATGACAACCGCGACGTTGGCCTGTCGACCTGGCGCCAGGCGCCCGCCAGCGCCAACCTGACCTTTGAGGTGCTGCGCTATAAGCTCGGCCTGCCGGTGGCGGCGCCCTACACCCTGACCGATATGGCCGACGACGCACTGGGCCTGATGGACGGGTTGCACATCCAGCAATTCCACGTGCTGGGGGCGAGCATGGGCGGGATGATCGCCCAGCATTTGGCGGCGATGGCGCCCCAGCGGGTGGAAAGCCTGACCCTGATCATGACCAGCTCCGGTGCCGAAGGCCTGCCGGCGCCGAGCGCAGCACTGGTGCAATTGCTGTCACGGCGCAGCGCACCCAATCGTGAAGTGGCCCTGGAACAACAGGCCGACCTGTTGGCGGCGCTGGGCAGCCCCTACGTGAAGGATGATCGCCAGGTGCTGTTGCAGCAGGCGGCGCAGTCCTACGACCGGGCGTTCAACCCCGACGGGGTGAAGCGCCAGATCATGGCGATCCTCGCTGAACCGAGCCGGGTGCCGCTGCTCAACCAACTGCGCGTACCGACCCTGGTGGTGCACGGCACCGCCGATCCGTTGTTGCCGGTGATGCACGGCGTGCACCTGGCAGCGCATATCCAGGGCAGCCAGTTGCGGCTGATCCCAGGCCTGGCGCATCGTTTCCAGGAGGCGTTCAAGGCGCCGTTGCTGGCGGCGGTGCTGCCCTATTTGCAAGAGCACCGCCAGGATGCAGCCCATTGGGCACAGATCGACCCGGTGGGGCCGGCGAAGGTTTTGTAA